A single genomic interval of Armigeres subalbatus isolate Guangzhou_Male unplaced genomic scaffold, GZ_Asu_2 Contig163, whole genome shotgun sequence harbors:
- the LOC134203069 gene encoding phosphatidylserine lipase ABHD16A-like isoform X1: MPFYKYLFSPKLFKEYDGSKDVYEPGAFEKYGDQILAALNLMWSVGYYTSPLLITFLYRRGYLVVDSVGTLAKFTTGIGLLVAVSLCMRGLGRSMNVVYVRFAECFENAKRHDRTPESKNQIRRYDFDFKHWPVDFTVTSSVQRAQASRSKPFWISSLPCQIAAYLAIHTFGIRMIYPGSVKLLQNYIDPMLQQGRTKLITEQKGKRNKVKTSDGNEIDTVFIDNRNKSLNGRTLVFCSEGNAGFYEIGIMSTPIELQYSVLGWNHPGFAGSSGSPYPAQDQNAVDAVMQFAITDLGFTPDNIVLYGWSIGGYSTLYAASQYPDVKGVVLDATFDDVLQLAIPRMPESLSNIVKIAIRDYVNLNNTELIAQYNGPVMLIRRTEDEIICSEDNNLATNRGNFLLINMLKFRFPNIFKTEQENLAKDLLAKPIEFMRDGELTNCVHAIPCSNKLLFLDSDELCLSLLMSYLTDNGNNGTSRSYPIEIGAEYSKEQRDSMAKFLIRKHLQDYKSTHCTPLPVEYFKIPWEIPSDTDFVFT, translated from the exons ATGCCATTTTACAAGTATCTTTTTTCGCCGAAACTCTTCAAGGAGTACGATGGTTCAAAG GATGTCTATGAGCCTGGAGCTTTCGAAAAGTACGGAGACCAGATTCTTGCTGCT TTGAACTTGATGTGGAGCGTAGGCTATTACACGTCCCCGctgttgataacgtttctctATCGCCGTGGCTACCTGGTAGTGGATTCCGTTGGTACACTGGCAAAGTTCACCACCGGAATTGGCCTGCTGGTGGCAGTTTCGCTGTGCATGCGTGGCCTGGGTCGATCCATGAATGTGGTTTATGTGCGCTTTGCCGAGTGTTTCGAGAACGCCAAACGACACGATAGGACCCCGGAAAGCAAGAACCAAATCCGCCGCTACGACTTTGACTTCAAACATTGGCCGGTGGACTTTACCGTCACCAGTAGCGT GCAAAGAGCGCAAGCTTCTAGAAGTAAACCGTTCTGGATTTCATCGTTACCATGTCAGATTGCGGCATATCTCGCGATTCATACATTTGGGATACGTATGATATATCCGGGGTCAGTTAAATTGCTGCAAAATTATATTG ACCCAATGCTTCAACAAGGCCGTACTAAACTCATCACCGAGCAGAAGGGCAAACGCAACAAAGTTAAAACATCCGACGGCAACGAAATCGATACCGTTTTTATAGACAATCGTAACAAGAGTTTAAACGGGCGCACTTTGGTGTTCTGTTCTGAAGGAAACGCGGGATTCTACGAGATTGGTATCATGTCCACACCGATCGAGTTGCAGTATTCGGTTCTAGGGTGGAATCATCCAGGGTTTGCTGGAAGTAGT gGTTCCCCTTATCCCGCTCAGGATCAGAACGCAGTGGATGCTGTAATGCAATTCGCCATAACTGATCTTGGATTCACCCCCGACAACATCGTACTGTACGGGTGGAGTATTGGAGGTTATTCAACGCTATATGCCGCTTCTCAGTATCCAGACGTCAAAGGGGTCGTTCTAGATGCTACGTTTGACGATGTTCTGCAACTGGCCATACCAAGGATGCCGGAAAGCCTGTCCAATATTGTCAAGATTGCTATTAGAGATTACGTCAATTTGAACAATAcagaactgattgctcagtacAATGGACCTGTTATGTTGATCAGGCGAACAGAAGATGAGATTATTTGTTCAGA GGACAATAATCTAGCGACAAACCGTGGCAATTTCCTGCTCATCAATATGCTCAAGTTCCGGTTTCCcaacattttcaaaacagaACAGGAAAATCTTGCCAAGGATCTCCTAGCCAAACCTATCGAGTTCATGCGGGATGGTGAGCTAACCAATTGTGTCCATGCTATTCCCTGTTCAAATAAACTCCTATTTTTAGATTCTGACGAACTTTGTCTGTCGTTACTGATGTCCTACTTGACGGACAATGGCAACAACGGCACGTCGCGAAGTTATCCAATCGAAATTGGCGCCGAATACAGCAAAGAACAAAGAGATTCAATGGCTAAATTCCTT ATACGGAAACACCTGCAGGATTATAAATCAACCCATTGCACCCCACTGCCGGTAGAGTATTTCAAAATCCCTTGGGAAATCCCAAGCGACACTGACTTCGTATTTACCTAA
- the LOC134203069 gene encoding phosphatidylserine lipase ABHD16A-like isoform X2, translated as MPFYKYLFSPKLFKEYDGSKDVYEPGAFEKYGDQILAALNLMWSVGYYTSPLLITFLYRRGYLVVDSVGTLAKFTTGIGLLVAVSLCMRGLGRSMNVVYVRFAECFENAKRHDRTPESKNQIRRYDFDFKHWPVDFTVTSSVQRAQASRSKPFWISSLPCQIAAYLAIHTFGIRMIYPGSVKLLQNYIDPMLQQGRTKLITEQKGKRNKVKTSDGNEIDTVFIDNRNKSLNGRTLVFCSEGNAGFYEIGIMSTPIELQYSVLGWNHPGFAGSSGSPYPAQDQNAVDAVMQFAITDLGFTPDNIVLYGWSIGGYSTLYAASQYPDVKGVVLDATFDDVLQLAIPRMPESLSNIVKIAIRDYVNLNNTELIAQYNGPVMLIRRTEDEIICSEDNNLATNRGNFLLINMLKFRFPNIFKTEQENLAKDLLAKPIEFMRDDSDELCLSLLMSYLTDNGNNGTSRSYPIEIGAEYSKEQRDSMAKFLIRKHLQDYKSTHCTPLPVEYFKIPWEIPSDTDFVFT; from the exons ATGCCATTTTACAAGTATCTTTTTTCGCCGAAACTCTTCAAGGAGTACGATGGTTCAAAG GATGTCTATGAGCCTGGAGCTTTCGAAAAGTACGGAGACCAGATTCTTGCTGCT TTGAACTTGATGTGGAGCGTAGGCTATTACACGTCCCCGctgttgataacgtttctctATCGCCGTGGCTACCTGGTAGTGGATTCCGTTGGTACACTGGCAAAGTTCACCACCGGAATTGGCCTGCTGGTGGCAGTTTCGCTGTGCATGCGTGGCCTGGGTCGATCCATGAATGTGGTTTATGTGCGCTTTGCCGAGTGTTTCGAGAACGCCAAACGACACGATAGGACCCCGGAAAGCAAGAACCAAATCCGCCGCTACGACTTTGACTTCAAACATTGGCCGGTGGACTTTACCGTCACCAGTAGCGT GCAAAGAGCGCAAGCTTCTAGAAGTAAACCGTTCTGGATTTCATCGTTACCATGTCAGATTGCGGCATATCTCGCGATTCATACATTTGGGATACGTATGATATATCCGGGGTCAGTTAAATTGCTGCAAAATTATATTG ACCCAATGCTTCAACAAGGCCGTACTAAACTCATCACCGAGCAGAAGGGCAAACGCAACAAAGTTAAAACATCCGACGGCAACGAAATCGATACCGTTTTTATAGACAATCGTAACAAGAGTTTAAACGGGCGCACTTTGGTGTTCTGTTCTGAAGGAAACGCGGGATTCTACGAGATTGGTATCATGTCCACACCGATCGAGTTGCAGTATTCGGTTCTAGGGTGGAATCATCCAGGGTTTGCTGGAAGTAGT gGTTCCCCTTATCCCGCTCAGGATCAGAACGCAGTGGATGCTGTAATGCAATTCGCCATAACTGATCTTGGATTCACCCCCGACAACATCGTACTGTACGGGTGGAGTATTGGAGGTTATTCAACGCTATATGCCGCTTCTCAGTATCCAGACGTCAAAGGGGTCGTTCTAGATGCTACGTTTGACGATGTTCTGCAACTGGCCATACCAAGGATGCCGGAAAGCCTGTCCAATATTGTCAAGATTGCTATTAGAGATTACGTCAATTTGAACAATAcagaactgattgctcagtacAATGGACCTGTTATGTTGATCAGGCGAACAGAAGATGAGATTATTTGTTCAGA GGACAATAATCTAGCGACAAACCGTGGCAATTTCCTGCTCATCAATATGCTCAAGTTCCGGTTTCCcaacattttcaaaacagaACAGGAAAATCTTGCCAAGGATCTCCTAGCCAAACCTATCGAGTTCATGCGGGATG ATTCTGACGAACTTTGTCTGTCGTTACTGATGTCCTACTTGACGGACAATGGCAACAACGGCACGTCGCGAAGTTATCCAATCGAAATTGGCGCCGAATACAGCAAAGAACAAAGAGATTCAATGGCTAAATTCCTT ATACGGAAACACCTGCAGGATTATAAATCAACCCATTGCACCCCACTGCCGGTAGAGTATTTCAAAATCCCTTGGGAAATCCCAAGCGACACTGACTTCGTATTTACCTAA